In the Novosphingobium sp. 9 genome, one interval contains:
- a CDS encoding HAMP domain-containing protein, whose product MTRILRSLSFRLALTYAGMLCISMALLMGAGYWLRVTMPMEEQRAAVETEAQLYAAELAKSGMEPVARMLERRDHQAGARKPFHALIAPDGTVISSNLPSWPPHGNDRFTIIEADNFLDGFEIDYSSLTRDILMPDGTRLLVGRDVDDIVRDQNMLQTAALWILCGTMVLGLSGGWVMSHAIGKRLEAVTKAARQVMDGDLSGRIRVRGTNDDFDRLGETLNLMLSRIQTLFESTRRVSDNVAHELRTPLARLVGQLEDIEQRAGTITRCAPRSRPRSTMPTACARYSRRCCASPASKAGAIRCTFRRPTSCSCWKTL is encoded by the coding sequence ATGACGCGGATCCTGCGCAGCCTGTCGTTCCGGCTGGCCCTGACTTACGCCGGAATGCTGTGCATCTCGATGGCCCTGCTCATGGGCGCCGGTTATTGGCTTCGGGTCACGATGCCGATGGAGGAACAGCGCGCAGCGGTAGAGACTGAAGCCCAGCTCTACGCCGCCGAACTGGCGAAATCCGGCATGGAGCCTGTCGCCCGGATGCTGGAGAGGCGCGATCATCAGGCTGGCGCGCGCAAACCCTTCCACGCCCTGATCGCGCCGGACGGGACCGTCATCTCCAGCAATCTGCCCAGTTGGCCGCCTCACGGCAATGACCGCTTCACGATCATCGAAGCGGACAATTTTCTCGACGGGTTCGAGATCGACTATTCCTCTCTCACCCGTGACATCCTGATGCCCGATGGCACGCGCCTGCTCGTCGGGCGCGACGTCGATGACATCGTGCGCGACCAGAACATGCTGCAAACGGCGGCTCTCTGGATTCTGTGCGGCACCATGGTACTGGGCCTGAGCGGAGGCTGGGTGATGAGCCATGCCATCGGCAAGCGACTGGAAGCCGTCACCAAGGCCGCACGACAGGTCATGGACGGCGACCTTTCGGGCCGCATCCGCGTGCGCGGCACGAACGACGATTTCGATCGCCTTGGCGAAACGCTGAACCTCATGCTCTCGCGCATCCAGACCCTGTTCGAATCCACACGGCGGGTATCGGACAATGTCGCGCACGAACTGCGCACGCCCCTTGCCCGGCTGGTCGGGCAACTGGAGGACATCGAACAGCGCGCGGGGACGATCACGAGATGCGCGCCGCGATCGAGGCCGCGATCGACGATGCCAACCGCCTGCGCCAGATATTCGCGGCGCTGCTGCGCATCTCCCGCCTCGAAGGCGGGCGCCATCCGCTGCACCTTCAGGCGACCGACGTCGTGCAGTTGCTGGAAGACGTTGTAG
- a CDS encoding glycosyl transferase, with protein MAIGGAHQFAHIIPVACEVERLLPGAVTIFVPSHRDARALGAFLSAIGEPMLRVTVMTLPRSVSFIGKVVGKVGRLLAWRSRLVQADVILCAERTSTILARTGRDCPPILHIPHGAGDRAVGFEPRFAYFDEVFVAGRKDRDRLLADGRVPEDRCTVAGPVKLATVLKCHAQRARLFDNDRKTILYNPHFSKQFGSLPSFGKRLAEAVMRDGRYNLVIAPHIRMARSWSARRRREWEALAVPGQIRVDLGSERGCDMTYTLGADIYVGDVSSQVYEFLVHPRPCLFIDVAGTAWRDCDNFAMWHFGEVVGADVDVIAAVDRAIAAHGAYAAWQKERMAYAIQGIAWMHDGTPRIDGQSPAVTVAQAVVARAEWRDVNIAA; from the coding sequence ATGGCTATCGGCGGAGCCCATCAGTTCGCGCATATCATTCCTGTCGCGTGCGAGGTGGAGCGCCTGCTGCCAGGTGCGGTGACGATATTCGTGCCCTCGCACCGCGATGCGCGAGCGCTCGGAGCATTCCTTTCAGCGATAGGCGAGCCGATGCTGCGGGTCACGGTGATGACCTTGCCGCGCAGCGTGTCCTTCATCGGCAAAGTGGTGGGCAAGGTCGGGCGCTTGCTTGCATGGCGATCGCGACTGGTTCAGGCTGACGTGATCCTTTGCGCGGAACGGACTTCGACCATTCTTGCACGCACAGGCCGCGATTGCCCGCCGATCCTGCATATTCCGCATGGCGCAGGGGATCGGGCTGTCGGCTTCGAGCCGCGTTTCGCCTATTTCGACGAGGTGTTCGTTGCAGGCCGCAAGGATCGCGATCGCTTGCTGGCCGACGGCAGGGTGCCCGAGGATCGTTGCACTGTTGCAGGGCCGGTCAAGCTGGCGACCGTGCTTAAATGCCATGCGCAGCGCGCCCGTCTGTTCGACAATGATCGCAAGACCATTCTCTATAACCCGCACTTTTCCAAGCAGTTCGGTTCCTTGCCGAGCTTCGGAAAGCGGCTGGCCGAGGCGGTGATGCGGGATGGCCGCTATAACCTGGTGATCGCGCCGCATATCCGGATGGCGCGAAGCTGGAGTGCGCGCCGTCGCCGTGAATGGGAGGCGCTGGCCGTGCCGGGGCAGATCCGGGTGGATCTCGGGTCGGAGCGTGGTTGTGACATGACCTATACGCTTGGTGCCGACATCTATGTCGGCGATGTGAGCAGTCAGGTCTACGAATTCCTCGTTCATCCACGCCCTTGCCTGTTCATCGACGTGGCGGGAACGGCATGGCGTGACTGCGACAACTTCGCGATGTGGCATTTCGGGGAAGTCGTTGGCGCGGACGTCGATGTGATTGCCGCCGTGGATCGCGCCATCGCCGCACATGGCGCCTATGCCGCATGGCAGAAGGAGCGCATGGCCTATGCCATCCAGGGGATCGCATGGATGCATGACGGCACCCCCCGGATCGATGGACAGTCGCCTGCGGTTACGGTGGCGCAGGCGGTAGTCGCACGGGCCGAGTGGCGGGATGTGAATATCGCAGCTTGA
- a CDS encoding response regulator transcription factor: MQILLVEDDDSLARHILAGLAEAGHVAERCGDGREGLVRATCETFDVIILDRMLPSLDGLKLLAALRATDDATPVLLLSALGDVDERVRGLRAGADDYMTKPFAMSELLARIEVLARRGSSVNEPAMQMRVGELEIDLAAHTVTRRGRTIALTLRELRIVAYLARNAGRVVTRSMLLENVWHYHFDPQTNVIDQHISKVRQKLTIDDEPQLIHTVRGVGYVMRAE, translated from the coding sequence ATGCAGATCCTGCTTGTCGAAGATGACGACAGCCTCGCGCGCCACATTCTCGCCGGCCTTGCCGAGGCGGGACACGTCGCCGAACGGTGCGGGGACGGGCGCGAAGGACTGGTTCGCGCCACCTGCGAGACATTCGATGTCATCATCCTCGACAGGATGCTGCCCTCGCTCGACGGGCTCAAGCTGCTTGCCGCCCTTCGCGCAACGGACGATGCCACGCCGGTCCTCCTCCTGAGCGCGCTCGGCGATGTCGACGAACGGGTACGAGGGCTGCGCGCTGGTGCCGATGATTACATGACCAAGCCTTTCGCGATGTCTGAACTGCTGGCGCGCATCGAAGTGCTCGCGCGCCGCGGCAGCAGCGTCAACGAACCCGCAATGCAGATGCGCGTGGGCGAACTCGAAATCGACCTGGCGGCCCATACGGTAACCCGGCGTGGCCGCACTATCGCGCTGACGCTGCGCGAACTGCGCATCGTTGCCTATCTAGCGCGCAACGCGGGCCGGGTCGTCACGCGGTCTATGCTGCTGGAGAACGTGTGGCACTATCACTTCGATCCGCAGACCAACGTGATAGACCAGCACATCAGCAAAGTCCGCCAGAAGCTCACGATCGATGACGAACCGCAGCTGATCCATACGGTACGCGGCGTCGGCTATGTGATGCGCGCCGAATGA
- a CDS encoding sensor histidine kinase has translation MQLLEDVVELYQPEADARGITLALNAHRPLVATLDLDLMFQLLSNLLDNALKYVPEKGHVLLSAELRDGLLLEVLDDGPGIDGEHLERATEPFYRGNASARTAGEGLGLSMVAAIAQAHGAALSLSYATQEPRKGLRITLALPPLA, from the coding sequence GTGCAGTTGCTGGAAGACGTTGTAGAACTCTACCAACCCGAAGCCGATGCCCGCGGCATAACCCTGGCGCTGAACGCGCACAGGCCTCTGGTGGCGACGCTTGACCTCGATCTGATGTTCCAACTGTTGAGCAACCTGCTCGACAATGCGCTCAAGTATGTGCCGGAAAAGGGACATGTCCTGCTCTCGGCCGAACTGCGTGACGGCCTGTTGCTGGAAGTCCTCGACGACGGCCCCGGCATCGACGGCGAACACCTCGAACGCGCGACCGAACCGTTCTATCGCGGCAATGCCTCGGCCCGCACCGCCGGAGAAGGGCTCGGGCTCAGCATGGTCGCCGCTATTGCGCAGGCCCACGGCGCTGCGCTGTCACTGTCCTACGCCACTCAAGAACCACGCAAGGGGCTGCGCATCACGCTGGCCCTGCCTCCTCTGGCCTGA